A window of Adhaeribacter arboris genomic DNA:
CCGGGATATTTCGCACTGGGCGTTTTGGAGTTCCAGCGGCTGCCGTACGAATGCACCACAATACCCATCGGGATATCTTTAAAAAGAGAGGTAATGGTACCTGGGATAGACATCGCCAACGCGCCGACCGAAGCTTTATGTAAAAAGTCTCTTCTATTCATTAGTTTAAGCATTAGATTTGATTTTGGCAAAAGTTTATTCCTCAAATTAAAAATCGGTAAATACATCAGGTATCTAATCCACTTTAATAGAAGCAAGTATTCTGAAAAATAAGCTAAAAATCAACTACTTAGCTTCCGCGGCTTTTGTTTCCAGAACGTACTTTTTCAACTCTTCGGATTTCCAGGGTACCACCCGGCCCTGCGACGTTAAACGGGTAGCACCAACTGTGCGCTTGCCTACCGGACCCGCGTTATTCCCCCATTCGTTCCGGATATAAGTTAAAATAGCCGTAATAGAAGCATCGTCCATGGTAGAATGGGCCGGCATTACGGGTAATATTTCGGGGGCATCGTAAACTTTGCCGGTTACTTCCACGGGGCCTTCCATGCCGTGTAAAACTATTAACGCTAATCGCTTTTCATCGCCTAAAACCCAGTCGGAGCCAACCAGTGGCGGCGCAAAACGGTTTAAACCTGCTCCGTTAGTTCCATGGCAACCCGCACAAGTAGTAAGAAAATGCTGGCGCCCTAGAGCGAATAACTGTTGCTGCTCTTCGTTTAAAAGATTGGTTTTCGTTGCGTTTTCGTTAGCTGCCGGAACTGTATGGCCAGGCCATTGAAACAATTTAATTAATGTTGCTAGACGGGTAGGATCTATTTCCCGGGATGATTTGGTGAAGATAGCTGGGGCCGAAGTTAGCTGGATTGGTGGTGTTTTGGCATTACTGCCGCTCATCGACAAGCCAGTGAGCACCGCATTTGTTCTCCAAGATAATGCTTTATTATTTTTATTTAGTAAAGTTAAAAGCTCCGCTAACTCACCGGAATCCCGCTTTTTTATGATAGCTGTAGCTAACATTTCCAGAAAAATTTCTTTCGCCGGTTCAGCCGTTTGCCAGGCAGGTACTTGCCACAGTTTTTGCAAAAAAGCAAATTCCTGATTAGGTAAACTGCTTAGTACCGCATCCCGGATTAAGGCCGAGGAACCATACTTTTCGACAATACCCGCTAATAAGGTGTGGGCTACTTTCTGGTCGAGGCTGGAGGCAGATAGTGCTATTTGCAGAATTTGTTCCATCGGTGCGTTTTCCCATTCCTGCAAAAGTTTCTTTCCTAATTGTTCCTGAACTGTTTTATTTTTCTGCGCAATTGGCTCCAGTAATCGTAAGGCAGTAGTCCGAATTAGTGGATTTTGGTCGGCTACCAGGCTGAGCAGTAAATTTGGGTTTTCTTTTTTTAATCCGGATAGGGTCCATAAAGCGTGAAAGCGCCCTAAGTCATTCTCGCCTTTAGTGGCTAAAGCCATTAATGCTGATTCTGCGCCCGGGTCGTTGCGTTCTACGAGAAGGCGCTGGGCCATATCCCGGTACCAGCCGTTTGGGTGCGACAAATACGTTACAAGTTCTAAAGTAGTGGCCGTTGAAAGTTGCGGAGTTTTAGACAAGCTGCCTTTCTCCGGCACAATCCGCCAAATGCGGCCCCGGTGAATGGGCTGCACCAGCTTCCGGCTAAGCGTTTGCTCCTTTAAGTAGGGGGTAATATACGCTCCGTGCTGCACTAATCCGCGGTACATATCGGCGATGTAAAGGGCGCCATCCGGCCCGGTTGTTAAATGGACCGGCCGGAAACGTTCGTCGGTAGATGCCAGAAATTCTTTACCCGGGTGCGGATCGTGCGCCGAAAGCGTAATTCCGTTTTCTTCTACCACGTTGCGTTTAATCAAATTCCCCGAAGGTTCGCACACAAAAACATTGCTGTAATATTCTTTGGGCAAGGCCGTGCCCCGGTATACGTGCGGCGAGCAAGCGGCCGTAAATTCGAGTAAGCGACCTTCTTTATCTAAAGTACCGGGTATGTACCCCCGGTTCACGGCCGGATTCGGCCGGATGGGATAAATGCGACGGTCAACGGTTAGGCCGTGGTCAATGCCGGTGGTAGGTTTATGATTTTTGTTCCGGCTAAGGTAATTAGGCGGCACTAAATCGGCGTGTAACTGCGACCAATTGTAATTGTAGTATAAGCGGCCTTCATCGTCCTGACTAATGCCCCACTGCCCACGGAACTCGGTACTATCCCGCAACCACTTTCCGTTTTCCAGGCGGTAACGCAAACGGGATTTAGCGTTGTAATACCAGTTATCCGAATCGCGCCAGAGTCCATTGCCGGAATGTTCCGGTAAAGGGCTACCCGCGTAAGTAGAATCAATCAGGGTTTTCGTATCCGCTTTTAAATCGTTGTTTAAATCTTGGGTAAGCCATAAAGAACCATTTTCCGCGACTAAAGCCCCGCCGGGAACAAAAGTCAGCGCTCGAGGCATAATCAGGCTATCGAGGTAAACCGTGCTCCTATCCATGTGGCCGTCGCCGTTGGTATCTTGCAGTATTGATACGCGGCCTATTTTTTCTTTTTCCCCGGTTCCGTCAATCGTGGGCATAAAACCGCGCATTTCTACGGTCCAGAGTCGGCCATCGGCATCGAAGGCAATTACTACCGGATCCTGCACCATTGGCTCGGAAGCAACTAATTGAATTTTTAAACCAGGCTCTAATTGAAAAGTAATTAGTTCTTCGGCCGGAGTTTTAGCCGGAGAAGGGCCTTCGTCCGGCTTATTGGTGGTACCCGGATTCACGCAGGCAGTAAGCCCCCAAAAGCCCAGACCTAAAAAGCAAATTAAATAAATGCGCTTCCCCATAGTAGCTGAAATTGCTTTACTTACATACATGCCTTCACTAATTAGGTGTATAAGCCCCTTAAACTGGTATACTCGCCGGCGAATGAGTTAGTTGAAGCGTTTTTATCTCTCCCGAATGCCAAACAACTAATTTCCCATTCTCGAAAACTTCTACCTATTCTATCACCTTATTAAAACTGCTCCAATCAAAAAGGCAACTTTATTTTTTAATAAATTCTCTCTTTACAATTTAAAAATTATACTTGCTCTTGACCATAAGCAACCAGAAGCAAGTACAATTTATGGCTGGGTAAAATGACTTTATTTTAAACCATGGTTGGGTCGGGATGAACGTAGGGTTGGCGGTAAGGTTTTTTTAACAAGGCCGTAGCTTCGGGGTCGCCTACCACTTCTCTTTTTTTCGGGTCATAAACCAGCGGGCGACCTACTTGCATGGAAATATTGGCTAAAAGGCAACTGGCCGTAGAGATGTGCCCTTCTTCAATATCGGCTACTGGACGGCTACCTTTTTCAATGGCCGCCAGGAAGTCCAGCATGTGCCGGCGAGTGGCCGGAGCGGCGTTTAACTCAATTTTTGGTTCGGTTGGTTCGGTTACATCTTCGGGGTACTTTTCCTTTTCGTACAGCACATCCAAGTGAATTTTCTTGCCTTCACTACCTTCGCCCTGCGGAACAAAATCGCACTGCATGGTGGAGGCAAATAAAGTACCTTTATCGCCGTACAAAGTAAGCGACCACGGATAATCAGGGTTGGCCGGCGTACCCCAGCTCCGGTGCGTCCAGACGCAGTTCAGGCCATCGTACTCAAATAGAGCCGACTGAGTATCCGAGATATTAGATTTTCCTTCTTTCTGTACGTAAATACCACCCGTAGAACTAATCTTCTTGGGCCAGCCAAGATTCAGCATCCACCGTGCTGTATCAAACATGTGAATACACATATCGCCCATAATACCGTTGCCGTATTCCATGAAAGTACGCCACCACCGCACGTGCGGCAAGCCGTCGTAAGGACGGAGCGGAGCCGGTCCGGTCCACATCTCATAATCTAAAAAGGCAGGTACCGGTTGTTCGGGCGGGTTGCCATTGGCGCGCATGTGAAAATAGCAACACATTTCTACGTGCGATACTTTACCGAGTAAACCGGCATCCACAATATTTTTCTTCGCATCAATTAAGTGCGGAGTACTTTTGCGTTGGGTACCTACTTGTACTACTTTGTTATATTTGCGGGCCGCAGCTACCATGGCCTCGCCTTCTATTACATCTTTGCTAATGGGCTTTTGCACGTACACGTGGGCACCCGCTTTTACAGCATCAATGGTTTGCAGCGCATGCCAATGGTCCGGCGTACCAATAACCACAATATCTAATTTATTTTCGGCTAATAGTTTACGGTAATCGCCGTAGAGTTTCGGTTTCTTCTTTGATTGTTGGCGTTGGCTTACCAGTTCGGCGGCCTTTTCCAGCATGTTCTTGTCCACATCGCACAAAGCCACCACGTTTACCGGAGCTACCTGAATTAGGCGGAGCAAATCGCTTTTACCGTACCAACCCGTACCAATTAGAGCCACTCTGAGAGGCTTAGCCGGATTAGTGAAATTCATACCTTGAGCCCCCAAAGCCGTTAGGGCCAGCGATGCCGTTGCTCCTTTTAAGAAACGACGCCGGTTAAATGTAAAATCACTCATGTAAATATAGGTTTAAGGTTAGTAGAAGCACATTCCGGTAAAGCCTGTTAAGTAGAGCAAAAAATCAAGCTAAAAGGTAATTTCTACAGGCTTCCAACGAGCAATATACAAATATTCTGGATAGCACAAAGCGAATAACAATAGATTATGAATTTAAGAATACTGTAGGTCAAGCTTGTAGAAAAGTAGAAAGAAGAGAAGAGAGAAACAACAATTTTCCACGCTAATTCACGACAAGTTTTTACTTGAAAAATTCAAATAACCAGTCATTAACGAGATTTTAAATTAGACTTCTAGGTTATTTCACTTGATATTTTAACTTTACTCTATTGTTCTTCTAAAAAATAGAATAGATACTTGAAAAATTCTTAATACTTAGAGAATATAATTATCTTAATTAAAATTATTTAATTTTTAGGATGTTTTTTACGGAATACTATTTTAAGTATTAAAACTTATTACTTAAATTTAGGAATGAAAATAATTTAATAGAGAATTTTTCTATTAGCTTATATTTAAAAACAGTTTATAATTACGATAATCAATAATTTCTTTTATGTTCTAATACACTCCTTCCCGGCCATTCTGGCTCAAAAATCAACCTAATTTTATTGTAATTTCTGCTAATATATTTTACGCCTTATTATTAATCATCCATGAAAAAAAAATTTTACCCACTACTTTGGTGCTTTTTCTTCTTAGGATTTATTCCTATCCTTTCTCATGCTCAAACCGAACAAGATGCCTTAATGATGGGCGAACGAAAGTTGTGCGTCGCGGGCTCCGTTGGCTATAATAGCTGGACCAATTACTGGGAAGGCACTTTTAAACGTGATAACGAAAATATAGGCCGGGTATCTACCAAATCGGCCATGTTAATGCTGAACTATGGTATTAAGAGTAATCTAAATATTTTGGCTTCCCTGCCTTACATGAAAACTAAAGCAACGCAAGGTACCTTAAGTGGTTTAGGCGGTTTTCAGGATGTGGGCGTTTTTGTGAAATGGCTGCCCTGGCAAAAACAGTTCGGTCGTCAAACCGTTTCGTTGTTTGCCGTAGGCGGTTATTCTACACCTTCTAATAAGTACAATATTGATTTATTACCCATGTGTATTGGTTTAGGCAGCAATATTCTGAGTGGCCGCTTAATAGCCGATGTGCGGGTAAGTAACTTTAATCTTACCTTATCGGGCGCTTACCTGCATCGGAGCAACGTAGAAATTGATCGTTCGGCTTACTACACCGATCACCAGATTAATTCACACGAAGTAAAAATGCCCGATGCCGGTAACTTTCAACTGCGTACTGGTTACCGCAGCCGGTTGTTAATTGCAGAAGCTTTCGTGGATAATATGACTACTTTCGGCGGTTTTGATATCCGGAAAAATGATATGCCTTTTGTGAGCAATCAGATGAATAGCACGAAAGTGGGCCTGGAAGCCAAACATTATTTAGCGAAACTACCCTCTTTAGGTTTTCACGCGAATGCCTGGCGCACATTGGCGGGCCGGAATGTTGGCCAGGCTACTGGCTTTATGGCCGGTGTGGATTATATATTTGATTTTTCTCCGAAAACTGCAAAAAATTAGCTATCGTTAAATGAAAAAGATTTTCACCCTTCTGCTTTCCGGCATTTGCTTTACTTACCTGATTTCCTGCGATAAAGACATCACCGAAAGTAATGCTGGCTATCCCGCTCTACAACCCGTTAAAACCGATGCCGAAGCCGGTAATTGGTCACCGTTTATTGTTTCTTCTCCGGCGGATTTTCCGGTTCCTGCCCCGCAACCTACTTCTTCCTCGGCTTATCAGCAAGAATTACAAGAGGTTAAGCAACTCTCTTCTAACTTAACCGACGAACAAAAGCGCATTATTAATTACTGGAAAGCAGGAAGTGTGCTGCGTTGGAACGAAATTATGCGAAATTTAGTGGCCAAACATAATCTACCACCTTACCAAAAAGAAGACAATACGTACCCGGTACCTAGTGCGGCAAATCCTTTTGCTTATCCTACTTTTCCTTTTTCAAATCCGCCTTATGCGGCCCGGGCTTACGCTTACGTGAGCGTGGCCCAATACGACGGCTTAGTAATGGCCCATCATTTTAAAGATGAATTTAAGCGTTCGGCTCCTTACCAGGTAGATAATTCTTTAAATCCGGCCATTCCAAAAAGCGAATTAGCCGCTTATCCTTCGGAAGATGCCGTTGTGGCGGGCGCTTCCTTCGAAATGATGAAACTTTTATTTCCGGCGGATATTGCTTACATCACCAAAATGGCGGAAGAAGAAAAAAGTTACCGTTTATGGAGCGGAGCCAACGTGCGCAGTGATATTGTAGCCGGCGATTCTTTGGGTCGTTGGGTAGCTCGTAAAGTAATTCAAAGAGCCAAAACGGACGGTATGGGAACAGCGGGCGGTAACCCGGCACTTTGGACTAAGTTAGAAGACGATTGCAAAGCTAAAGGCGAAACTCCCTGGTATTCGCTGGAATTCCCGAAGCGGCCTCCTATGTTACCGGCCTTTGGCAACGTGAAACCTTTATTGTTTAGCCCTACCGAAGTACCTGCAATCCGGCCGGCGGCTCCCCCATCTGCCAATTCAGAACAAATGCGTAAGGAATTAGACGAAGTCTTAAGTTATACTCAAAATCCTACCCGTGAGCGGATGCGCATTGTTAATTTTTGGGCGGATGGCGCGGGCACGTATACTCCTCCCGGACATTGGAATGCCATTGCTACCGACGAATTTGTGAAGCACCAGTACAGCGAGGTGCGCTGGGCGCGTAATTACGCATTATTAAACGCTTCCTTAATGGATGCGGCTATTTTATGCTGGAACACCAAGTATTTCTACTTTAATGCTCGTCCTTGCCAGCTAGACCCGAAAATTAAAACTTTAACCGGCGTGCCTAATTTCCCGGCATATATTTCCGGGCACTCCACTTTTAGCGGAGCCGCCGCCACGGTTTTAGGTTATTTAATTCCGGCTCGTGCCGGAGAATTTCAGGCGATGGCACAAGAAGCATCTAACTCCCGAATGTACGGGGGAATACATTATCGCTCCGACTGCCAGGCCGGCTTAGAAACCGGTCATAAAATTGCTAGTTACGCCGTTGAACGCGCAAAAGTAGACGGCGCCAATTAATTATTTAAGTTCTTAAAATAAAATCCCCTTCTAAGGATTGAACTTTAGAAGGGGATTTTTTATGCTTTTTCCGGTAAGGTACCCGGCTGTTTGTGTTTTAACGGCAAAGTTCTGGCTTCGGACTACTTAGTTACACTAGCAGTTTCTCATGGAAGCTTAAAAAGGCTAGATGAGGTAACTTTGATTAATTATTATCAGATAAAACATAATCCTTTTTAAAGAGGAAAATTAACTTTCAAATAAACCAAACTGCTTCCGGATCTACTGAAATAAAAATAATATTACCCTTTTTGAAATCCCGTGCTTCCGTTTTAACCTTAATAGTTAAACCCAATAAAGCTACTTCCAGCAGGTAATAACTTCCAAAAAAGCTTACTTTTTTTACTTTCGCGGCAAGTCCCCTACCTACAGCAGAAACAATTTTAAAACTTTCCGGCCGGATAAGCATATTTTTCTCTTTTTCCTTTATTCCTGGATTTTCAGTTAAAACCTTGGCTTTTGTTGAGGGCAGCAAATTGTAATCGCCGAATAAACCCGCCGTATAAACATTTACCGGTTGCCGGTAGATCTGTTCGGGTGTACCTCGCTGAATAACTTTTCCGGCTTGCATGACGAGTATTTCATCGGCCCACGCAAGCGTATCCTGAGGGTCGTGCGAGATAAGAATACAGGTTATTTGCAAACTTTCACTAATGTCCCGGATAACGGCTTTTAATATATTCTTATGCACCATATCCAGGTTAGAAAAAGGCTCGTCGAGTAATAGAAGTTGAGGTCCCGAAAGAAGCAAACGAGCCAAGGCAATCCGCTGCCGCTCCCCGCCCGACAAGTGTTCGGTACGCTTTGGTAACAGGTGCGTGATGCGACAAACTTCGTATAAGTTTTCGGCCTCTCCCGGCCCTAGCTTATTAGCGTATTGTAAAACTTGTTCTACCCGTAAAAAGCGGGGCAACTCAAACTGCTGCGACAAGTAAACAATCCCCGGATGTCCCGGAATTAAGTGTTCCTGCGGACCTTTCACGCGTTTCTGTGCAAAGCGCACTTCACCGGAACTAGGCTGCACCAGTCCCGCAATGGTTTGCAGCAAAGTACTTTTCCCTGAACCCGTTTCGCCGGCAATAGCTATTTTCTGCCGCTTTTCTTGCGAAAAACTAATATCCTGCAAAACCCAACTGCCTGCCTCTTGTAAATGAATGCCCGATACTTGTAAAAGTGTTTTAGCCGCCGTTACT
This region includes:
- a CDS encoding Gfo/Idh/MocA family oxidoreductase; its protein translation is MSDFTFNRRRFLKGATASLALTALGAQGMNFTNPAKPLRVALIGTGWYGKSDLLRLIQVAPVNVVALCDVDKNMLEKAAELVSQRQQSKKKPKLYGDYRKLLAENKLDIVVIGTPDHWHALQTIDAVKAGAHVYVQKPISKDVIEGEAMVAAARKYNKVVQVGTQRKSTPHLIDAKKNIVDAGLLGKVSHVEMCCYFHMRANGNPPEQPVPAFLDYEMWTGPAPLRPYDGLPHVRWWRTFMEYGNGIMGDMCIHMFDTARWMLNLGWPKKISSTGGIYVQKEGKSNISDTQSALFEYDGLNCVWTHRSWGTPANPDYPWSLTLYGDKGTLFASTMQCDFVPQGEGSEGKKIHLDVLYEKEKYPEDVTEPTEPKIELNAAPATRRHMLDFLAAIEKGSRPVADIEEGHISTASCLLANISMQVGRPLVYDPKKREVVGDPEATALLKKPYRQPYVHPDPTMV
- a CDS encoding DUF7133 domain-containing protein — its product is MGKRIYLICFLGLGFWGLTACVNPGTTNKPDEGPSPAKTPAEELITFQLEPGLKIQLVASEPMVQDPVVIAFDADGRLWTVEMRGFMPTIDGTGEKEKIGRVSILQDTNGDGHMDRSTVYLDSLIMPRALTFVPGGALVAENGSLWLTQDLNNDLKADTKTLIDSTYAGSPLPEHSGNGLWRDSDNWYYNAKSRLRYRLENGKWLRDSTEFRGQWGISQDDEGRLYYNYNWSQLHADLVPPNYLSRNKNHKPTTGIDHGLTVDRRIYPIRPNPAVNRGYIPGTLDKEGRLLEFTAACSPHVYRGTALPKEYYSNVFVCEPSGNLIKRNVVEENGITLSAHDPHPGKEFLASTDERFRPVHLTTGPDGALYIADMYRGLVQHGAYITPYLKEQTLSRKLVQPIHRGRIWRIVPEKGSLSKTPQLSTATTLELVTYLSHPNGWYRDMAQRLLVERNDPGAESALMALATKGENDLGRFHALWTLSGLKKENPNLLLSLVADQNPLIRTTALRLLEPIAQKNKTVQEQLGKKLLQEWENAPMEQILQIALSASSLDQKVAHTLLAGIVEKYGSSALIRDAVLSSLPNQEFAFLQKLWQVPAWQTAEPAKEIFLEMLATAIIKKRDSGELAELLTLLNKNNKALSWRTNAVLTGLSMSGSNAKTPPIQLTSAPAIFTKSSREIDPTRLATLIKLFQWPGHTVPAANENATKTNLLNEEQQQLFALGRQHFLTTCAGCHGTNGAGLNRFAPPLVGSDWVLGDEKRLALIVLHGMEGPVEVTGKVYDAPEILPVMPAHSTMDDASITAILTYIRNEWGNNAGPVGKRTVGATRLTSQGRVVPWKSEELKKYVLETKAAEAK
- a CDS encoding phosphatase PAP2 family protein; its protein translation is MKKIFTLLLSGICFTYLISCDKDITESNAGYPALQPVKTDAEAGNWSPFIVSSPADFPVPAPQPTSSSAYQQELQEVKQLSSNLTDEQKRIINYWKAGSVLRWNEIMRNLVAKHNLPPYQKEDNTYPVPSAANPFAYPTFPFSNPPYAARAYAYVSVAQYDGLVMAHHFKDEFKRSAPYQVDNSLNPAIPKSELAAYPSEDAVVAGASFEMMKLLFPADIAYITKMAEEEKSYRLWSGANVRSDIVAGDSLGRWVARKVIQRAKTDGMGTAGGNPALWTKLEDDCKAKGETPWYSLEFPKRPPMLPAFGNVKPLLFSPTEVPAIRPAAPPSANSEQMRKELDEVLSYTQNPTRERMRIVNFWADGAGTYTPPGHWNAIATDEFVKHQYSEVRWARNYALLNASLMDAAILCWNTKYFYFNARPCQLDPKIKTLTGVPNFPAYISGHSTFSGAAATVLGYLIPARAGEFQAMAQEASNSRMYGGIHYRSDCQAGLETGHKIASYAVERAKVDGAN
- a CDS encoding ABC transporter ATP-binding protein, giving the protein MHQVTPPKKVTAAKTLLQVSGIHLQEAGSWVLQDISFSQEKRQKIAIAGETGSGKSTLLQTIAGLVQPSSGEVRFAQKRVKGPQEHLIPGHPGIVYLSQQFELPRFLRVEQVLQYANKLGPGEAENLYEVCRITHLLPKRTEHLSGGERQRIALARLLLSGPQLLLLDEPFSNLDMVHKNILKAVIRDISESLQITCILISHDPQDTLAWADEILVMQAGKVIQRGTPEQIYRQPVNVYTAGLFGDYNLLPSTKAKVLTENPGIKEKEKNMLIRPESFKIVSAVGRGLAAKVKKVSFFGSYYLLEVALLGLTIKVKTEARDFKKGNIIFISVDPEAVWFI